In a single window of the Hippocampus zosterae strain Florida chromosome 6, ASM2543408v3, whole genome shotgun sequence genome:
- the ccdc92 gene encoding coiled-coil domain-containing protein 92 isoform X1, giving the protein MASANVTLENQLHSAQKNLLFLQQDHASTLKGLHAEVRRLQQQCTDLTYELTVRSSDPSVVVVPHADSGEVRCRELQKRCEELEAELKKKEEENTELLRDLEQKNAMIFVLENTIKEREKKYLEELKMKSHKLAVLSGELEQRASTIAYLTSQLHATKKKLLAGSSSEASPNVSPVTSFKPTPPPAKDRQPETPRRRMRKSLSQPLHPELTEVYRLGADGKRVVLREAVDAMPDPTPFLQAGRESPDLQVVRERPAVIPPIVSERPPATPSGATASPRHSPARDRQYRAHVGVAHRIPHGTPPLAPPQAELETLAVDQVKEEKVVRKRSGADRTV; this is encoded by the exons ATGGCATCGGCCAACGTCACGCTGGAGAATCAACTGCACAGCGCACAGAAAAACCTGCTGTTCCTCCAGCAGGACCACGCCAGCACACTGAAGGGGCTGCATGCGGAGGTCCGACGATTGCAGCAGCAATGCACAG ACCTGACATATGAGCTCACAGTGCGAAGCTCCGATCCTTCAG TGGTTGTTGTGCCTCATGCAGACAGCGGCGAGGTGCGATGCCGAGAGCTGCAAAAGAGGTGCGAGGAGCTGGAGGCAGAActgaagaagaaggaggaggagaacacGGAGCTGCTCAGGGACCTGGAGCAGAAGAACGCCATGATCTTTGTGCTGGAAAACACCATCAAGGAGCGGGAGAAGAAgtacctggaggagctgaaaaTGAAGAGCCACAAGCTGGCCGTTCTGTCCGGAGAGTTGGAGCAGCGAGCCAGCACCATCGCTTACCTCACGTCGCAGCTTCACGCCACCAAGAAGAAACTTCTGGCGGGCAGCTCCTCGGAGGCGAGCCCCAACGTCAGCCCGGTCACCTCGTTCAAGCCCACGCCCCCTCCGGCCAAAGACAGGCAACCCGAAACCCCACGCCGCCGTATGAGGAAGAGCCTCTCTCAGCCGCTTCACCCCGAGCTGACCGAGGTGTACCGGCTCGGCGCGGACGGCAAGCGGGTGGTCCTGCGAGAGGCCGTGGACGCTATGCCCGACCCGACGCCCTTCCTGCAAGCGGGGAGAGAGTCTCCGGATCTGCAGGTGGTACGAGAACGACCAGCCGTCATTCCACCTATTGTCTCGGAACGCCCGCCCGCCACTCCCTCGGGGGCTACGGCCAGCCCCCGTCACAGCCCAGCTCGGGACCGCCAGTACAGGGCTCACGTGGGGGTGGCACACCGCATCCCCCATGGGACCCCTCCCTTGGCCCCTCCCCAGGCAGAGCTGGAGACTCTGGCGGTGGACCAGGTGAAAGAAGAAAAGGTTGTGCGCAAGCGTTCTGGGGCTGACAGGACAGTTTGA
- the ccdc92 gene encoding coiled-coil domain-containing protein 92 isoform X2, translated as MASANVTLENQLHSAQKNLLFLQQDHASTLKGLHAEVRRLQQQCTDLTYELTVRSSDPSDSGEVRCRELQKRCEELEAELKKKEEENTELLRDLEQKNAMIFVLENTIKEREKKYLEELKMKSHKLAVLSGELEQRASTIAYLTSQLHATKKKLLAGSSSEASPNVSPVTSFKPTPPPAKDRQPETPRRRMRKSLSQPLHPELTEVYRLGADGKRVVLREAVDAMPDPTPFLQAGRESPDLQVVRERPAVIPPIVSERPPATPSGATASPRHSPARDRQYRAHVGVAHRIPHGTPPLAPPQAELETLAVDQVKEEKVVRKRSGADRTV; from the exons ATGGCATCGGCCAACGTCACGCTGGAGAATCAACTGCACAGCGCACAGAAAAACCTGCTGTTCCTCCAGCAGGACCACGCCAGCACACTGAAGGGGCTGCATGCGGAGGTCCGACGATTGCAGCAGCAATGCACAG ACCTGACATATGAGCTCACAGTGCGAAGCTCCGATCCTTCAG ACAGCGGCGAGGTGCGATGCCGAGAGCTGCAAAAGAGGTGCGAGGAGCTGGAGGCAGAActgaagaagaaggaggaggagaacacGGAGCTGCTCAGGGACCTGGAGCAGAAGAACGCCATGATCTTTGTGCTGGAAAACACCATCAAGGAGCGGGAGAAGAAgtacctggaggagctgaaaaTGAAGAGCCACAAGCTGGCCGTTCTGTCCGGAGAGTTGGAGCAGCGAGCCAGCACCATCGCTTACCTCACGTCGCAGCTTCACGCCACCAAGAAGAAACTTCTGGCGGGCAGCTCCTCGGAGGCGAGCCCCAACGTCAGCCCGGTCACCTCGTTCAAGCCCACGCCCCCTCCGGCCAAAGACAGGCAACCCGAAACCCCACGCCGCCGTATGAGGAAGAGCCTCTCTCAGCCGCTTCACCCCGAGCTGACCGAGGTGTACCGGCTCGGCGCGGACGGCAAGCGGGTGGTCCTGCGAGAGGCCGTGGACGCTATGCCCGACCCGACGCCCTTCCTGCAAGCGGGGAGAGAGTCTCCGGATCTGCAGGTGGTACGAGAACGACCAGCCGTCATTCCACCTATTGTCTCGGAACGCCCGCCCGCCACTCCCTCGGGGGCTACGGCCAGCCCCCGTCACAGCCCAGCTCGGGACCGCCAGTACAGGGCTCACGTGGGGGTGGCACACCGCATCCCCCATGGGACCCCTCCCTTGGCCCCTCCCCAGGCAGAGCTGGAGACTCTGGCGGTGGACCAGGTGAAAGAAGAAAAGGTTGTGCGCAAGCGTTCTGGGGCTGACAGGACAGTTTGA